Genomic segment of Malus domestica chromosome 15, GDT2T_hap1:
gattttatttgtttattgctTTAATTTTAAGAATTCGTACTTTAAAATTTCGATTtcaagtttaatttttttcttctgataGTCTAATAGATTTCttagaaatataatttattatataaactTGCATTATTGTTGTTCAATTTGTTAGGTTAACCTTCAATGAAGAGATTAAGAACTATTgattcatttttcaaaaaaagagATGATGGTGATAAATTAGAGAGTGATATACCTTCTGCATCTAATGATAACGCACCAATATCAATTGAGCAGCCTCATGATTCTCACCAGACATCTAATATAATTGAACCTCAAGAAAAAAATTTTGATGATGCTTCTTTGGAATTGGAACGAGACCTGGGGAAACAGATTCAAATACATGAGCATTCTATTAATCAACAAGATGAAGTTCGATGTGCTTATATCAAAGCTGGGCCTTACCAACCGAAATTTCTTGAGTATCCTAGGTCTCGGTTTGGATCACAATATTGTCGATTTCAGTATTCTTGGTTTTCACAATTTCCATGGTTAGAATATTCTCCGACAACAGATAGAGTATATTGTTTCCCATGCTTTCTTTTTGGGACTGGTCCAGCAAGTCGTCCGACATTGACTGTTGATGGGTTTAACAATTGGAAAAGAGTTAACGACGGAAAGAATTGTATATTTCTTTCTCATATTGGAGGTCCATCTTCATTACATAATACTTGTGTTTCACGTGTGGAGGAATTGATGAATCCATCTCAGCATGTTGACAAGGTTATTAATCGACAATCAAAAGAAGAAATTTTGAAGAATCGGTTGCGACTCAAGGCTACAATTGAGTGTGTTCGATGGCTTACATTTCAAGCATGTCCTTTTAGAGGACATGATGAATCAATGGGTTTGAAAAATCGTgggaattttattgaattgataaagCATACAACCAAGTTTAATGATAAGGTGGCTGCAGTTGTTTTAGAAAATGCACCAAAAAATGCCAAATATTCCTCACCCATGATCCAAAATGAGGTTTTGAACATTCTCGCCAACATAGTACGAAGAAAAATTCGTGAAGAAGTCGGGGATGGTGTTTTTTGTATTCTTGTTGATGAAGCACATGATATTGCTCATATAGAGCAAATGGCCATTATTTTAAGATTTGTTGATAATGAT
This window contains:
- the LOC139191954 gene encoding uncharacterized protein; translation: MKRLRTIDSFFKKRDDGDKLESDIPSASNDNAPISIEQPHDSHQTSNIIEPQEKNFDDASLELERDLGKQIQIHEHSINQQDEVRCAYIKAGPYQPKFLEYPRSRFGSQYCRFQYSWFSQFPWLEYSPTTDRVYCFPCFLFGTGPASRPTLTVDGFNNWKRVNDGKNCIFLSHIGGPSSLHNTCVSRVEELMNPSQHVDKVINRQSKEEILKNRLRLKATIECVRWLTFQACPFRGHDESMGLKNRGNFIELIKHTTKFNDKVAAVVLENAPKNAKYSSPMIQNEVLNILANIVRRKIREEVGDGVFCILVDEAHDIAHIEQMAIILRFVDNDGFLRERFLDIVWVEDTTATTLHREIKKVFAFHELPINKLRGQGYDGASNMRGLIVNVITTSPKCHTQLQVAHTVNIEELVGAGELEMGREATGAYNAIRSFEFTFILHLLQEIMGITDILYRELKISHKTF